A stretch of the Deltaproteobacteria bacterium genome encodes the following:
- the bioA gene encoding adenosylmethionine--8-amino-7-oxononanoate transaminase — translation MTDFERLINIDRRVLWHPYTQMKDFAHEPFLFVDRAEGVRLFDGEGRAYYDTISSWWCIVHGHGHPRIKAAVKAQMDRLEQVHFAGTTHRPAILLAERLVSLSPPGLTRVFFSDNGSTACEVAIKMSFQYWKQAGFPGRERFISVDRGYHGDTIGTMSLGGTAGFHGLFAPLFFPSFRIPSPYCYRCPAGRNDPDSCGLDCLAPLESIFAEHEEEIAGVILEPLVQAAGGMIVYPVRYLERLAEIVKAHGVHLILDEVATGFGRTGTFFAVDHARIRPDFLCLSKGLTGGFLPMGATITTEEVFQAFYDDYEKGKTFFHGHTFTGNPLAATAALASLDVFEEEGVMDGLVKKAKRLQEGKERFRSLPHMGDVRGIGMIAAFEIVRDPMTREPFDPALRIGWRIYRNGLEKGLILRPLGDVTYLFLPLSVTEGEIDDILDRTYEVLSGVRRML, via the coding sequence ATGACCGATTTTGAACGTCTCATAAACATTGACCGTCGGGTCCTCTGGCATCCCTATACCCAGATGAAGGATTTTGCGCACGAACCGTTTCTGTTTGTGGATCGGGCCGAGGGTGTCCGCCTTTTTGATGGAGAGGGAAGGGCGTACTATGACACCATCTCCTCTTGGTGGTGCATCGTCCACGGGCACGGCCACCCCCGTATCAAGGCCGCTGTCAAGGCGCAAATGGACCGCCTCGAGCAGGTCCACTTCGCAGGCACCACCCACCGGCCTGCCATCCTGCTGGCCGAGCGTCTCGTCTCCCTGAGTCCACCCGGTCTCACCCGCGTCTTCTTTTCCGACAACGGCTCGACCGCCTGCGAGGTGGCGATAAAGATGTCCTTTCAGTACTGGAAACAGGCAGGCTTCCCTGGGCGGGAGCGTTTCATATCCGTTGACCGCGGCTATCATGGGGACACCATCGGGACCATGAGCCTCGGTGGGACGGCCGGGTTCCACGGTCTCTTCGCCCCGCTCTTCTTTCCCTCGTTCCGGATCCCATCCCCGTACTGTTACCGTTGCCCTGCCGGGAGAAACGACCCTGATTCCTGCGGGCTTGACTGCCTGGCCCCATTGGAGTCCATATTTGCCGAACACGAAGAGGAGATAGCGGGAGTGATCCTCGAGCCCCTCGTCCAGGCAGCCGGGGGCATGATCGTCTATCCTGTGCGGTATCTTGAACGGCTCGCCGAGATCGTTAAGGCCCATGGCGTCCACCTGATTCTGGATGAGGTCGCCACGGGTTTTGGCCGTACCGGGACATTTTTTGCCGTGGATCATGCAAGGATCAGGCCGGATTTTCTGTGTCTATCCAAGGGGCTTACAGGGGGTTTTCTCCCCATGGGCGCAACCATCACGACAGAAGAGGTCTTTCAGGCCTTTTACGACGACTACGAAAAGGGAAAGACCTTTTTCCACGGCCATACCTTCACTGGCAATCCCCTTGCCGCAACAGCGGCCCTTGCATCCCTTGATGTATTTGAGGAGGAGGGGGTCATGGATGGACTGGTCAAAAAGGCTAAGCGTCTCCAGGAGGGGAAGGAACGGTTCCGTTCGCTTCCCCACATGGGCGATGTGCGCGGGATAGGGATGATCGCGGCATTTGAGATCGTCCGGGATCCCATGACCAGAGAGCCCTTTGACCCAGCTCTCCGTATAGGCTGGAGGATCTATCGGAACGGGCTCGAAAAGGGG